One region of Aquipuribacter hungaricus genomic DNA includes:
- the pgm gene encoding phosphoglucomutase (alpha-D-glucose-1,6-bisphosphate-dependent) — translation MSGHPRAGQVALPEDLVDVAHLVTAYYALVPDPAEVSQQVVFGTSGHRGSSLDTAFNEQHIVATTQAIVEYRREQGIAGPLFLGRDTHGLSEPAWTTALEVLAAADVTVMVDDADRYTPTPGVSHAILRHNRGRASDDAARADGIVVTPSHNPPRDGGFKYNASHGGPADSDATGWIARRANEILRDGDGRADAVARVPFARARAAATGYDYMGTYVADLPSVLDLDAVRSAGVRIGADPLGGAAVDYWGAVAEAHRLDLTVVNPEVDPTWRFMTLDRDGKIRMDCSSPWAMASLRERMSGTGEDGRAPFDVATGNDADSDRHGIVTPDGGLMNPNHFLAVAIEHLFAHRGWGPDVAVGKTLVSSSIIDRVVGGLGRRLLEVPVGFKWFVPGLLDGSVGFGGEESAGASFLRHDGTVWTTDKDGILLALLASEITAVSGASPSAAYADIEQRYGAPVYARVDAPADRDQKAKLAALSAADVTATELAGDPVTAVLTEAPGNGAPLGGLKVTTEDAWFAARPSGTEDVYKIYAESFRGQEHLEQVQQAAREVVASALGA, via the coding sequence ATGAGTGGACACCCGCGCGCCGGTCAGGTCGCGCTGCCCGAGGACCTGGTCGACGTCGCCCACCTCGTGACGGCCTACTACGCCCTGGTGCCGGACCCGGCCGAGGTCTCGCAGCAGGTCGTGTTCGGCACCTCGGGGCACCGCGGCTCGAGCCTGGACACCGCGTTCAACGAGCAGCACATCGTCGCCACGACGCAGGCGATCGTGGAGTACCGGCGGGAGCAGGGCATCGCCGGGCCGCTGTTCCTCGGCCGCGACACCCACGGGCTGTCGGAGCCGGCGTGGACGACCGCGCTGGAGGTGCTCGCCGCCGCGGACGTCACCGTCATGGTCGACGACGCCGACCGCTACACCCCGACCCCCGGGGTGAGCCACGCGATCCTCCGCCACAACCGCGGCCGGGCCTCCGACGACGCCGCGCGCGCCGACGGCATCGTCGTCACCCCGTCGCACAACCCGCCCCGCGACGGCGGCTTCAAGTACAACGCCAGCCACGGCGGCCCCGCGGACTCCGACGCCACGGGCTGGATCGCCCGGCGCGCCAACGAGATCCTCCGTGACGGGGACGGCCGGGCGGACGCGGTGGCACGCGTGCCCTTCGCCCGGGCCCGGGCCGCCGCCACCGGCTACGACTACATGGGCACCTACGTCGCCGACCTGCCGTCGGTCCTCGACCTGGACGCGGTGCGCTCGGCGGGCGTCCGGATCGGCGCCGACCCGCTCGGCGGCGCGGCCGTCGACTACTGGGGCGCGGTCGCCGAGGCCCACCGCCTCGACCTCACCGTCGTCAACCCCGAGGTGGACCCCACCTGGCGCTTCATGACGCTGGACCGCGACGGCAAGATCCGGATGGACTGCTCGAGCCCGTGGGCGATGGCCAGCCTGCGCGAGCGGATGAGCGGCACCGGCGAGGACGGCCGGGCGCCGTTCGACGTCGCCACCGGCAACGACGCGGACTCCGACCGCCACGGCATCGTCACGCCCGACGGCGGCCTGATGAACCCCAACCACTTCCTCGCCGTGGCCATCGAGCACCTGTTCGCGCACCGCGGCTGGGGCCCGGACGTCGCCGTCGGCAAGACGCTGGTGTCCAGCTCGATCATCGACCGGGTCGTGGGCGGGCTCGGGCGCCGGCTCCTCGAGGTGCCGGTCGGCTTCAAGTGGTTCGTGCCGGGCCTGCTGGACGGCAGCGTCGGCTTCGGCGGCGAGGAGTCCGCGGGGGCGTCGTTCCTGCGCCACGACGGCACCGTGTGGACCACCGACAAGGACGGCATCCTGCTCGCGCTGCTGGCCAGCGAGATCACCGCCGTGAGCGGCGCCTCGCCGAGCGCCGCCTACGCGGACATCGAGCAGCGCTACGGCGCCCCGGTGTACGCCCGCGTCGACGCCCCGGCCGACCGGGACCAGAAGGCCAAGCTGGCCGCGCTGTCCGCCGCCGACGTCACCGCGACCGAGCTCGCCGGCGACCCGGTGACCGCGGTCCTCACCGAGGCGCCCGGCAACGGTGCCCCGCTGGGCGGGCTCAAGGTGACCACCGAGGACGCCTGGTTCGCCGCGCGCCCCTCCGGCACCGAGGACGTCTACAAGATCTACGCGGAGTCCTTCCGCGGCCAGGAGCACCTGGAGCAGGTCCAGCAGGCCGCGCGGGAGGTCGTCGCCTCGGCGCTCGGCGCCTGA
- a CDS encoding MarR family winged helix-turn-helix transcriptional regulator, whose amino-acid sequence MPAQPPAAVEAVVAVDDMLCLALHTAARSMTARYRPALAALGLTYPQYLVMVLLWQEGEASVGRIGSRLGLESSTLSPLLKRLEAAGLVTRVRSRTDERSVTVALTDRGSSMRAEAAHLPAEVCEQAGLDEGTQADLVVRLRALVEQLERSGSATRPA is encoded by the coding sequence GTGCCCGCCCAGCCTCCAGCCGCCGTCGAGGCTGTCGTGGCCGTCGACGACATGCTGTGCCTGGCGCTGCACACCGCCGCCCGGTCCATGACGGCGCGCTACCGCCCCGCCCTCGCGGCCCTCGGGCTGACCTACCCGCAGTACCTCGTCATGGTGCTGCTGTGGCAGGAGGGCGAGGCGAGCGTCGGGCGCATCGGCAGCCGGCTGGGCCTGGAGTCGAGCACGCTGTCGCCCCTGCTCAAACGGCTGGAGGCGGCCGGCCTGGTGACCCGGGTGCGCTCGCGCACGGACGAGCGCTCGGTCACCGTCGCCCTCACCGACCGCGGCTCGTCGATGCGGGCGGAGGCGGCGCACCTGCCCGCCGAGGTCTGCGAGCAGGCGGGGCTGGACGAGGGCACCCAGGCCGACCTCGTGGTGCGGCTCCGCGCCCTCGTCGAGCAGCTCGAGCGCTCCGGCTCCGCGACCCGACCGGCCTGA
- a CDS encoding isocitrate lyase/PEP mutase family protein: MSQDTTAPRPGTADRATELQRLHADPELLVLVNVWDVVSATVVAGTPGTKALATASHSIAASAGYPDGEVIPVEEMVAAVGRIVAAVDLPVSADLEAGYGDAGSTVSRAIDVGVVGANLEDQMRPLDEAVAAVRAAVAAGEQAGVDFVLNARTDAFLKAGDRDPADVLAEAVERGRAYLDAGASTFFAPGKLDEAQVTTLVEALGPQKLNVIAVPGSLSLPRLQELGVARVSFGPWSQNVALTALAQLAESVQSGGALPEGTRKLN, translated from the coding sequence ATGAGCCAGGACACCACCGCCCCCCGCCCCGGCACCGCCGACCGCGCCACCGAGCTCCAGCGCCTGCACGCCGACCCCGAGCTGCTCGTCCTCGTCAACGTCTGGGACGTCGTCAGCGCGACGGTCGTCGCGGGGACGCCGGGGACCAAGGCCCTGGCGACCGCGAGCCACTCCATCGCCGCCTCGGCCGGCTACCCGGACGGGGAGGTCATCCCCGTGGAGGAGATGGTCGCCGCCGTCGGCCGCATCGTCGCCGCGGTCGACCTGCCGGTGAGCGCCGACCTGGAGGCCGGCTACGGCGACGCCGGCTCCACCGTGTCCCGCGCGATCGATGTCGGCGTGGTCGGCGCCAACCTCGAGGACCAGATGCGGCCGCTGGACGAGGCGGTCGCCGCCGTCCGCGCCGCCGTGGCCGCGGGGGAGCAGGCCGGGGTGGACTTCGTCCTCAACGCCCGGACCGACGCGTTCCTCAAGGCCGGCGACCGTGACCCCGCGGACGTCCTCGCCGAGGCGGTCGAGCGCGGCCGCGCCTACCTGGACGCAGGTGCTTCCACCTTCTTCGCGCCCGGGAAGCTCGACGAGGCGCAGGTCACGACCCTGGTGGAGGCCCTCGGCCCGCAGAAGCTCAACGTCATCGCGGTCCCCGGCTCCCTCTCGCTGCCGCGGCTGCAGGAGCTGGGCGTCGCGCGCGTCTCGTTCGGGCCGTGGAGCCAGAACGTCGCCCTGACGGCGCTCGCGCAGCTGGCCGAGTCCGTGCAGTCCGGCGGCGCCCTGCCCGAGGGCACACGCAAGCTCAACTGA